A single region of the Podospora pseudopauciseta strain CBS 411.78 chromosome 1, whole genome shotgun sequence genome encodes:
- the GPH1_2 gene encoding Non-essential glycogen phosphorylase (EggNog:ENOG503NVUR; COG:G) yields the protein MASESLPTRQRRPSMGAPIVDIQGSVGPAGISRPKHKRTFTGFGAGEIKSVEASIPEPQREAWLKHQVSGFKDKDGFESEVVRHVETTLARSMFNCDESAAYSACSLAFRDRLILEWNRTQQRQTFVDSKRLYYLSLEFLMGRALDNAMLNIGQKDTAKGEWALKGCGI from the exons ATGGCGTCCGaatccctccccaccagaCAGCGTCGCCCCTCCATGGGAGCCCCGATTGTGGACATCCAGGGCTCTGTCGGCCCAGCGGGCATCTCTCGGCCCAAGCACAAACGCACCTTTACCGGCTTCGGTGCCGGAGAGATCAAGAGTGTGGAAG CTTCCATCCCTGAGCCGCAACGTGAGGCCTGGCTGAAGCATCAGGTCAGCGGTTTCAAGGACAAAGATGGCTTCGAGTCCGAGGTCGTCCGTCATGTCGAGACCACGCTCGCTCGTAGCATGTTCAACTGCGACGAATCTGCAGCTTATTCGGCATGCAGTCTCGCCTTCCGCGATCGCCTTATCCTTGAGTGGAACCGCACCCAGCAGCGCCAGACGTTCGTTGACAGCAAGAGACTTTACTACCTGAGCTTGGAGTTCCTGATGGGAAGGGCTCTCGACAACGCTATGCTCAATATCGGACAAAAGGATACAGCCAAGGGTGAGTGGGCTCTGAAGGGGTGTGGCATTTGA
- the GPA2,MOD-D gene encoding Guanine nucleotide-binding protein alpha-3 subunit (COG:D; COG:T; EggNog:ENOG503NVBY) translates to MVTMGSCMSTSGEESEQRKRSNKIDRDLEEDSKRLRRECKILLLGSGESGKSTIVKQMKIIHLKGYSHEELKNYRPTVFKNLLECAKSVASAMRQFDIEPVLDENKRHLDFLIDYSLDTNPQTIDAKVSVAIQSLWNDPAKEQLMERQTEFYLMDSAEYFFDEAARIAHKEYIPNEMDVLRARTKTTGIYETRFKMGQLSIHMFDVGGQRSERKKWIHCFENVTSIIFCVALSEYDQVLLEESSQNRMMESLLLFDSVVNSRWFMRTSIILFLNKVDIFKQKLGRSPLSNYFPDYSGGNDVNKAAKYLLWRFNQVNRAHLNLYPHLTQATDTSNIRLVFAAVKETILNNALKDSGIL, encoded by the exons ATGGTCACAATGGGGTCGTGCATGAGCACGAGCGGGGAGGAGTCGGAACAGCGGAAGAGGAGCAACAAGATTGACAGAGATCTGGAGGAAGACTCAAAACGGCTGCGCCGAGAATGCAAGATTCTACTGCTTG GCTCTGGTGAGAGCGGCAAGTCAACTATTGTGAAGCAGATGAAAATCATCCACCTGAAAGGTTATTCGCatgaggagctcaagaaTTATAGACCCACCGTGTTCAAAAACCTGCTGGAATGCGCCAAATCGGTCGCCAGCGCCATGCGCCAGTTCGACATCGAGCCAGTACTGGACGAGAACAAGCGACATCTCGACTTTTTGATTGATTACTCCCTCGATACCAACCCACAGACCATTGACGCAAAGGTCAGCGTGGCGATCCAGTCATTATGGAACGACCCGGCCAAGGAGCAGCTCATGGAAAGGCAAACAGAGTTCTACTTGATGGACTCTGCGGAATA CTTTTTTGACGAGGCTGCAAGAATCGCACACAAGGAGTACATCCCCAATGAGATGGATGTGCTTCGGGCGAGAACGAAGACCACAGGTATCTACGAGACGAGATTCAAGATGGGTCAACTCAGTATTCA CATGTTTGACGTGGGTGGTCAACGCAGCGAACGCAAGAAGTGGATCCACTGTTTTGAGAACGTCACTTCCATCATCTTTTGTGTGGCCTTGAGCGAGTACGATCAGGTCTTGCTAGAAGAAAGCAGTCAG AACCGTATGATGGAGTCACTACTACTTTTCGACTCGGTAGTCAACTCACGGTGGTTTATGCGCACGAGTATCATCTTGTTCTTGAACAAGGTTGATATCTTCAAGCAGAAACTGGGCCGATCTCCACTCAGCAACTATTTCCCCGATTACTCGGGAGGCAACGACGTCAACAAGGCAGCCAAGTATCTGCTCTGGAGATTCAACCAAGTGAACAGGGCGCATCTAAATCTCTACCCTCA CTTGACACAAGCGACAGATACTAGCAACATCCGTCTGGTTTTTGCTGCGGTTAAGGAGACGATCCTGAACAACGCGCTGAAGGATTCTGGTATTCTATAG
- the ARP9 gene encoding Actin-like protein arp9 (COG:Z; EggNog:ENOG503NWPF) yields the protein MSGSTGKWREEQVLIICPGSQTTLAQMGCNELTPPQHRFPTRMFPDPGVEGQFRPFHTYKRPKTTAGVKGEGEDDFDWVEDVDSLEGAIYPIQAGHIVHMEAFLAFLEHVHQALTTTYHNTPIMLMASPQWTKADCEVISRYVFEKTKTPALCLLHSGLATQYGLKWPNMTVVDVGFEKVDVTCVYEGRVVGHNDVGPGNVRDSEKADEERKRGISGGEFFTKKLMELLKEQGFDHEMAEQLKKSPVCEVLPYAAESKELMELPTEGGSATGSNGTATSSAAPTEGPKIVTTVVGADDDLGIDGDEKVVNEEGVLDVASLVVSGQTREFLAKQEKLKAEKAKAGRKGKGQETDASAAAKARLPNSKRTKTIFHYEELVTEDVPVAPPAAPAPSASAPAENGVSKDVEMADSGAAPAASTDDAGTKPDEPAAKTGGEQAQPATDAAAPPPAAQPPAAAPATERISRRVRRDIEVGLERFLFADRKEIDRIVTTIYHTVQGIDEMYMRPSCWENLVFVGNGARIRGLKDNIMQTLQARHLISPSSATMFTSELPSNIGTPSGTGSQTPTGSFTGQLPTSSSVNPLLQAATTAASLGVPGGPQGQIVGADGQLQTSHHFHSQTPTNIKLATLPTYLAEWTKNGFEEAMFLGAQVAARLAFCIHNLDPAGLEAQRSMSFNRVDYNELGPKGIRSHSMLI from the exons ATGTCTGGCTCAACTGGCAAATGGCGCGAGGAACAGGTCCTCATCATCTGCCCCGGCTCCCAGACAACACTGGCTCAGATGGGATGCAACGAGctcacaccaccacagcaccgGTTTCCGACTCGCATGTTTCCTGACCCAGGAGTGGAGGGCCAGTTTAGGCCCTTCCACACGTACAAGCGACCCAAGACCACGGCCGGTGTCAagggagaaggcgaggacgATTTTGACtgggtggaggatgttgatTCACTGGAAGGGGCCATCTATCCGATTCAGGCAGGCCACATTGTGCACATGGAGGCGTTTTTGGCGTTTCTCGAACACGTTCACCAAGCCTTGACGACGACATACCACAACACACCAATCATGCTGATGGCGAGTCCGCAGTGGACAAAGGCGGACTGCGAGGTGATTTCGCGCTACGTGTTTGAGAAGACAAAGACCCCCGCGCTGTGTCTGCTTCACAGCGGATTGGCGACACAGTACGGTCTCAAATGGCCAAACATGACAGTGGTGGATGTGGGGTTCGAAAAGGTGGACGTTACATGTGTATATGAAGGGAGGGTAGTTGGACACAATGATGTTGGGCCGGGGAATGTCAGGGATAGCGAGAAGGctgatgaggagaggaaaaggggaatcAGCGGCGGAGAGTTCTTTACCAAGAAGCTGATGGAGCTGCTGAAGGAGCAGGGGTTTGATCATGAGATGGCGGAGCAACTGAAGAAGAGCCCGGTCTGTGAGGTCTTGCCTTATGCCGCCGAGTCCAAGGAGCTTATGGAGCTGCCGACAGAGGGGGGATCCGCGACTGGCAGCAACGGAACAGCGACATCATCGGCTGCGCCGACAGAAGGACCGAAGATTGTCACCACTGTGGTGGGCGCTGATGATGACCTGGGTATCGATGGCGATGAGAAGGTGGTCAATGAGGAAGGCGTGCTTGATGTGGCCAGTCTGGTCGTCAGCGGTCAAACCCGTGAGTTTTTGGCGAAACAGGAAAAGCTCAAGGCGGAGAAGGCAAAGGCTGGCAGAAAGGGCAAGGGGCAGGAGACCGATGCCTCTGCTGCGGCCAAGGCCAGACTGCCGAATTCGAAGCGAACCAAGACCATATTTCACTACGAAGAATTGGTGACTGAGGATGTCCCTGTAGCGCCCCCTGCAGCACCGGCTCCCTCAGCCTCCGCTCCAGCAGAGAACGGGGTGTCCAAGGACGTCGAGATGGCCGATTCTGGTGCTGCCCCTGCAGCATCGACTGACGATGCAGGAACGAAACCCGATGAACCTGCCGCGAAGACAGGAGGAGAGCAAGCGCAACCTGCTACTGATGCTGCGGCGcctccaccagcagctcaaccccctgctgctgctccagCTACAGAGCGCATCTCCCGCCGGGTCCGTCGTGATATCGAGGTGGGCCTAGAGCGCTTCCTGTTTGCGGACCGCAAGGAAATCGATCGGATtgtcaccaccatctaccACACCGTACAGGGCATCGATGAAATGTACATGCGCCCTAGTTGCTGGGAAAATCTGGTCTTTGTCGGCAACGGAGCGCGCATCCGTGGCCTAAAGGACAATATCATGCAAACCCTTCAAGCCCGCCACCTGatctccccttcctctgcCACTATGTTCACCTCGGAGCTGCCATCAAACATCGGCACCCCTTCCGGAACTGGTTCGCAGACACCCACTGGTTCATTCACTGGCCAGTTGCCCACAAGCAGCAGCGTCAACCCGTTGCTTCaagccgccaccaccgccgccagcctCGGCGTCCCCGGCGGCCCTCAAGGCCAGATTGTGGGCGCAGACGGTCAGCTACAGACAAGCCATCATTTCCACAGCCAGACACCCACTAACATCAAGCTGGCTACGCTGCCGACTTATCTGGCGGAATGGACCAAGAACGGTTTCGAGGAAGCCATGTTTCTGGGTGCGCAGGTAGCAGCGCGCCTGGCCTTTTGCATTCACAACTTGGACCCAGCCGGACTAGAGGCACAAAGGAGTATGAGCTTCAACAGGGTGGACTATAA TGAGTTGGGGCCAAAGGGCATCAGGTCGCACTCGATGCTTATCTAG
- the GPH1_1 gene encoding Non-essential glycogen phosphorylase (EggNog:ENOG503NVUR; CAZy:GT35; COG:G) — MLISNCLAGLADLGFRIEDVIEQEHDAALGNGGLGRLAACFLDSLASLNYPAWGYGLRYRYGIFKQEIIDGYQVEVPDYWLDFNPWEFPRHDVTVDIQFFGHVRKSTDENGRTVAHWEGGEIVKAVAYDVPIPGYATPSTNNLRLWSSTAASGEFDFQKFNNGDYESSVADQQRAETISAVLYPNDNLERGKELRLKQQYFWVAASLYDIVRRFKKSKRPWKEFPEQVAIQLNDTHPTLAVVELQRILLDLEGLEWDEAWNIVTNTFGYTNHTVLPEALEKWSVPLIQHLLPRHLQIIYDINLYFLQSVERRFPEERDLLGRVSIIEESQPKMVRMAHLAIVGSHKVNGVAELHSDLIKTTIFKDFVTIFGPDKFTNVTNGITPRRWLHQANPRLSELISSKTGGKDFLTDLNELNKIELYVKDKAFRKEWADIKLANKERLAKHIKASAGVTVDPTALFDVQVKRIHEYKRQQLNIFGVIHRYLTLKAMSPEERKKQQPRVSIFGGKAAPGYWMAKQIIHLINSVGKVVNNDEDIGDLLKVVFLEDYNVSKAEIIIPASDISEHISTAGTEASGTSNMKFVLNGGLIIGTCDGANIEITREIGENNIFLFGNLAEDVEDLRHAHTYGTHEIDTDLNRVFQEIEKGTFGSTQDFAALISAVRDHGDYYLVSDDFHSYIETQALVDDAYRNQEEWITKCITSVARMGFFSSDRCINEYAEGIWNIEPLRVEKEEGA, encoded by the exons ATGCTGATCAGCAACTGTTTAGCTGGCCTCGCCGACCTTGGTTTCCGCATCGAGGATGTGATTGAACAAGAACACGACGCTGCTCTCGGCAATGGTGGTTTGGGCCGCCTTGCCGCTTGCTTCCTGGACAGTCTTGCCAGTCTCAACTACCCAGCTTGGGGTTACGGCTTGCGATATCGCTATGGTATCTTCAAACAGGAGATCATTGATGGGTACCAGGTGGAAGTTCCTGATTATTGGTTGGACTTCAATCCTTGGGAGTTCCCTAGACACGATGTTACTGTTGATATCCAGTTCTTTGGCCACGTTCGCAAGTCGACTGATGAGAACGGGAGGACCGTTGCCCACTGGGAGGGCGGTGAGATCGTCAAGGCAGTCGCCTACGATGTGCCCATCCCTGGTTACGCGACCCCTTCTACGAACAACTTGAGGTTGTGGTCTAGCACAGCAGCCAGTGGCGAGTTTGACTTCCAGAAGTTCAACAACGGTGACTACGAAAGCTCTGTGGCCGATCAGCAACGCGCCGAGACAATCTCGGCGGTGCTTTACCCCAACGACAACCTTGAGCGCGGAAAGGAGCTGCGTCTGAAGCAGCAATACTTCTGGGTTGCCGCCTCGCTGTACGACATTGTCCGTCGTTTCAAGAAGTCCAAGCGCCCCTGGAAAGAGTTCCCCGAGCAGGTTGCCATCCAGCTCAATgacacccacccaaccctcgCGGTTGTCGAGCTCCAGCGCATTCTGCTGGATCTGGAGGGTCTCGAGTGGGATGAGGCTTGGAACATCGTCACTAACACTTTCGGCTACACCAATCACACCGTGCTCCCTGAAGCCCTCGAGAAGTGGTCTGTTCCCCTGATTCAGCATCTTCTTCCCCGTCACCTGCAGATCATCTACGACATCAACCTCTACTTCCTCCAGAGTGTCGAGCGCCGATTCCCCGAGGAGCGCGATCTTTTGGGGCGCGTTTCCATCATTGAGGAGTCGCAGCCCAAGATGGTTCGCATGGCCCATCTCGCTATTGTGGGTTCTCACAAGGTCAATGGTGTTGCTGAGCTACACTCGGATCTCATCAAGACCACCATATTCAAGGATTTCGTGACCATCTTCGGCCCCGACAAGTTCACCAACGTCACAAACGGTATCACGCCTCGCAGATGGCTTCATCAGGCCAATCCCCGTCTGTCCGAATTGATTTCGAGCAAGACTGGTGGCAAGGACTTTTTGACGGACCTCAATGAGCTCAACAAGATCGAGCTGTACGTCAAGGATAAGGCTTTCCGCAAGGAATGGGCCGACATCAAGCTTGCCAACAAGGAGCGTCTTGCCAAGCATATCAAGGCGAGCGCGGGCGTCACCGTCGACCCAACCGCCCTATTTGATGTGCAAGTCAAGCGTATTCATGAGTACAAGCGCCAGCAGCTCAACATCTTTGGTGTTATCCATCGTTACCTCACACTCAAGGCTATGTCACCCGAGGAGCGTaagaagcagcagccaagAGTGTCCATTTTTGGCGGCAAGGCTGCTCCGGGATACTGGATGGCCAAGCAGATTATCCACTTGATTAACAGTGTGGGTAAGGTGGTCAACAACGATGAGGACATTGGTGACCTGCTCAAGGTGGTTTTCCTCGAGGACTACAACGTGAGCAAGGCCGAGATCATCATTCCTGCCTCGGACATCAGCGAGCACATCTCGACTGCCGGTACTGA GGCCTCTGGCACAAGTAACATGAAGTTTGTACTCAACGGTGGCCTCATCATCGGTACCTGCGACGGTGCCAACATCGAGATCACGCGCGAGATCGGGGAGAACAACATCTTTTTGTTCGGCAACCTTGCTGAAGATGTTGAGGATCTCCGCCACGCACACACGTACGGCACGCATGAGATCGACACCGATCTCAACCGGGTATTCCAGGAAATCGAGAAGGGCACCTTCGGCAGCACACAAGATTTTGCCGCTCTGATCTCGGCTGTCCGGGACCACGGCGACTATTATCTTGTTTCTGACGACTTCCACTCATACATTGAAACGCAAGCGTTGGTGGACGATGCGTACCGGAATCAGGAGGAGTGGATTACCAAGTGCATCACATCGGTAGCGAGAATGGGCTTCTTCAGCTCGGATCGCTGTATCAATGAGTATGCCGAGGGCATCTGGAACATCGAGCCTCTCCgtgtggagaaggaggaaggagcgTAG